From Aerosticca soli, a single genomic window includes:
- a CDS encoding acetyl-CoA carboxylase carboxyltransferase subunit alpha, translating into MNPNFLDFEQPIAELEGKIEELRHAGQAVDIDDEIRRLREKLKLRTAEIFRNLNAWQVTQLSRHPARPYTLDYIGVMCEEFHELAGDRAYADDAAIVGGLGRINGRAVMLIGHQKARDTKGKLKRNFGMPRPEGYRKALRLMKLAERFGLPVLTFIDTMGAYPGIGAEERGQSEAIARNLLEMSVLKTPIICTVIGEGGSGGALAIGVGDRINMLQYATYSVITPEGCASILWRSAERAKDAAEALGLTAGRLKELGLIDKVIREPLGGAHRNPQAMAVRLKAVLLRQLDELGEIPIPDLLERRYRRLRSYGAYQE; encoded by the coding sequence ATGAATCCGAACTTCCTCGATTTCGAACAACCCATCGCCGAACTTGAAGGGAAAATCGAAGAGCTGCGTCATGCCGGCCAGGCCGTGGACATCGACGATGAGATCCGCCGCCTGCGCGAAAAACTCAAACTGCGCACCGCCGAGATCTTCCGCAACCTCAATGCCTGGCAGGTGACCCAGCTCTCGCGCCACCCGGCGCGGCCTTACACGCTCGACTACATCGGCGTGATGTGCGAGGAGTTCCACGAACTCGCCGGCGACCGTGCCTATGCCGACGACGCCGCCATCGTCGGCGGCCTGGGCCGCATCAATGGCCGCGCGGTGATGCTGATCGGACACCAGAAGGCGCGCGACACCAAGGGCAAGCTCAAGCGCAACTTCGGCATGCCGCGTCCGGAGGGTTACCGCAAGGCGCTGCGGCTGATGAAGCTGGCCGAACGCTTCGGCCTGCCGGTGCTCACCTTCATCGACACCATGGGCGCGTATCCCGGCATTGGCGCGGAGGAACGCGGCCAGAGCGAGGCGATCGCGCGCAACCTGCTGGAAATGTCGGTGCTGAAGACGCCGATCATCTGCACTGTGATCGGCGAGGGCGGCTCCGGCGGCGCGCTGGCGATCGGTGTCGGCGACCGCATCAACATGCTGCAGTACGCCACCTATTCGGTGATCACCCCCGAGGGCTGCGCCAGCATCCTCTGGCGCAGCGCCGAGCGAGCGAAGGACGCCGCCGAGGCGCTCGGCCTCACCGCCGGCCGTCTCAAGGAACTCGGCCTCATCGACAAGGTGATCCGCGAACCGCTCGGCGGCGCCCATCGCAATCCGCAGGCGATGGCAGTGCGGCTCAAGGCGGTCCTGCTGCGCCAGCTCGACGAGCTCGGCGAGATCCCCATCCCCGATCTGCTGGAACGGCGCTATCGTCGCCTGCGCAGCTACGGCGCCTATCAGGAATAG
- the ldcA gene encoding muramoyltetrapeptide carboxypeptidase: MPTIRLIAPSGYPHDAQAMQRGVKRLRAAGCTVEGLAVLERQEGRFAGADAERAADLAALAEPPAPDIALAIRGGYGATRLLERLDLSALGRRLAEVGTLLVGHSDFTALQLALYARSGLVTYAGPMLGADFGAQTPSPFTWTHFWATISQPEVALAWPTRADTPPVRTEGTLWGGNLAMLCSLLGTDYFPRIDGGLLFVEDVGEPPYRVERLLYQLHLSGVLRRQRALLIGRFSNCRPTPYDAGYDLDAVIGQLRRICGVPVVEGLPFGHEADKFTLPFGTPAWLVVEDGTARLGFAGHPRLASPWRPEPVGIVAARC, from the coding sequence ATGCCGACCATCCGCCTGATCGCGCCTTCGGGATACCCGCACGACGCCCAAGCCATGCAGCGCGGCGTGAAGCGGCTGCGCGCGGCCGGCTGCACGGTCGAGGGCTTGGCGGTGCTCGAACGCCAGGAGGGCCGTTTCGCCGGAGCGGATGCCGAACGGGCGGCCGACCTTGCCGCCCTCGCCGAACCGCCGGCGCCGGACATCGCCCTGGCGATCCGCGGCGGCTATGGCGCGACGCGGCTTTTGGAGCGGCTGGATCTGAGCGCGCTCGGTCGCCGTCTGGCCGAGGTCGGCACGCTCCTGGTCGGGCACAGCGATTTCACCGCGTTGCAGTTGGCGCTGTACGCCCGCAGCGGGCTGGTCACTTACGCGGGGCCGATGCTGGGAGCGGACTTCGGCGCGCAAACGCCGAGCCCGTTCACCTGGACGCATTTCTGGGCGACGATCTCGCAGCCTGAGGTTGCGCTGGCCTGGCCCACCCGCGCGGACACGCCGCCGGTGCGCACGGAAGGCACGCTGTGGGGCGGCAATCTCGCCATGCTCTGCAGCCTGCTCGGCACCGATTATTTCCCGCGCATCGACGGCGGCCTGCTGTTCGTCGAGGACGTCGGCGAGCCGCCCTACCGTGTCGAGCGGCTGCTTTATCAACTGCATCTGTCCGGTGTGCTGCGCCGACAGCGGGCGCTGCTGATCGGCCGGTTCAGCAACTGTCGTCCGACGCCGTACGACGCCGGCTACGATCTCGATGCGGTGATCGGACAGCTGCGCCGGATCTGCGGCGTGCCGGTGGTCGAGGGCCTGCCGTTCGGCCATGAGGCGGACAAGTTCACCCTGCCTTTCGGCACGCCCGCGTGGCTGGTCGTTGAGGACGGGACGGCCCGACTCGGCTTTGCCGGGCATCCGCGGCTGGCCTCGCCGTGGCGGCCCGAACCGGTCGGGATCGTTGCCGCGCGCTGTTAG
- the ribH gene encoding 6,7-dimethyl-8-ribityllumazine synthase, protein MHIIEGDFTAPRGRFAIVAGRFNGFVVEPLIAGARDALLRHGVADEAIELVRVPGAWEIAPVVQRLARSGKYAAVIALGAVIRGATPHFDYVAGECAKGLAKVALDGDVPVAFGVLTTDSIEQAIERAGTKAGNKGADAALAALEMASLYGKLG, encoded by the coding sequence ATGCACATCATCGAAGGCGATTTCACCGCGCCACGCGGACGCTTCGCGATCGTCGCCGGTCGCTTCAACGGTTTCGTGGTCGAGCCGCTGATCGCCGGTGCGCGCGATGCCTTGCTGCGACACGGCGTGGCCGACGAGGCCATCGAGCTCGTCCGCGTGCCCGGCGCCTGGGAGATCGCGCCGGTCGTGCAGCGGCTGGCGCGCAGCGGCAAGTACGCGGCGGTGATCGCGCTCGGCGCGGTGATCCGCGGTGCCACGCCGCATTTCGACTATGTCGCCGGCGAATGCGCCAAGGGGCTGGCCAAGGTCGCCCTCGACGGCGACGTGCCGGTGGCCTTCGGCGTGCTCACCACCGATTCGATCGAACAGGCGATCGAGCGCGCCGGCACCAAGGCCGGCAACAAGGGTGCCGACGCCGCCCTGGCCGCACTGGAGATGGCCAGCCTGTACGGGAAGCTCGGCTGA